A section of the Clostridium sp. TW13 genome encodes:
- the coaD gene encoding pantetheine-phosphate adenylyltransferase: protein MKIAVYPGSFDPITNGHLDVIERGTKIFDKLIVAVLINDAKKGLFDYEERVELIRKVTKHLPNVEVECFDGLLVDFMEQKDATVILKGLRAMSDFEYEFQMALMNKKLDNEIETLFMMTNAQYSYLSSSAVKQVVKFGGCIKGLVPDIVIPALVKKMKD from the coding sequence ATGAAAATAGCTGTTTACCCAGGAAGTTTTGACCCAATTACTAATGGTCATTTAGATGTTATAGAGAGAGGAACTAAGATTTTTGATAAGTTAATAGTTGCAGTTCTTATTAACGATGCAAAAAAAGGTCTTTTCGATTATGAAGAACGAGTTGAACTAATAAGAAAGGTTACAAAGCATTTACCTAATGTAGAAGTTGAATGTTTTGATGGTCTTTTAGTGGATTTCATGGAACAAAAAGATGCGACAGTTATCTTAAAAGGACTTAGAGCTATGTCTGACTTTGAGTATGAGTTCCAAATGGCTCTTATGAATAAAAAGTTAGATAATGAGATAGAAACTTTATTTATGATGACTAATGCACAATATTCATATTTAAGTTCATCAGCCGTTAAACAGGTTGTTAAATTTGGGGGCTGCATAAAAGGATTAGTTCCTGATATAGTAATTCCAGCATTAGTGAAAAAAATGAAAGATTAA
- a CDS encoding ATPase — MNKSDRMDIVELLEYLQDLIENSSKVPITGKVILDKKEILEVIEQIINYLPDEFKKAQWVMGEKDRILSEAKKEHETIKAETLSLMKKQVENHDIVKEAQLKAQDIITQAQREAKEMRLGARDYADEVLSQLENEINQTTGAILNKIKIDVEGFATQFSDDMSKTSGSIRKNIKELRDMK, encoded by the coding sequence ATGAATAAATCTGATAGAATGGACATTGTAGAATTGTTAGAGTATCTTCAAGATTTAATAGAAAATTCTTCAAAGGTTCCCATAACAGGTAAAGTTATTTTAGATAAAAAAGAGATTTTAGAAGTAATTGAGCAAATAATAAATTATCTACCAGATGAATTTAAGAAAGCTCAATGGGTTATGGGTGAAAAGGATAGAATATTATCAGAAGCCAAAAAAGAGCATGAGACTATAAAAGCAGAAACTTTGTCTTTGATGAAGAAGCAGGTGGAAAATCACGATATTGTTAAGGAAGCACAACTAAAAGCACAGGATATAATAACTCAAGCTCAAAGAGAAGCTAAGGAAATGAGATTAGGGGCTAGAGATTATGCTGATGAAGTGTTATCTCAACTGGAAAATGAAATAAATCAAACTACAGGTGCAATTTTAAATAAGATTAAAATTGATGTAGAAGGTTTTGCTACACAATTTTCTGATGATATGAGCAAAACCTCTGGATCAATAAGAAAAAATATAAAAGAATTAAGAGATATGAAATAG
- the rsmD gene encoding 16S rRNA (guanine(966)-N(2))-methyltransferase RsmD: MRIISGKARGKKILSPATYETRPTLDRVKEAMFNIIQTYVPGATVIDVFSGTGSLALEAASRGAKECYLVDKSPVTFPILKQNVENLKFGDFCFPLNMDAYAALEYVWKKGKKFDIIFVDPPYMKNLIPKAIEIIDEKELLVKDGIIVTKIDTREEIYEGTDRIKLTRSKKYGQTTVCFYKIEED, translated from the coding sequence ATGAGAATTATTTCAGGAAAAGCTAGGGGAAAGAAAATATTATCTCCAGCAACATATGAAACAAGACCTACATTAGATAGAGTGAAGGAAGCTATGTTTAACATAATACAAACTTATGTCCCAGGAGCTACAGTTATTGACGTTTTTTCTGGCACTGGAAGTTTAGCCTTAGAAGCTGCTAGCAGAGGCGCAAAAGAATGCTACTTAGTGGATAAAAGTCCAGTTACATTTCCTATTCTAAAGCAAAATGTAGAAAATCTTAAATTTGGTGACTTTTGTTTTCCATTAAATATGGATGCATATGCAGCCTTAGAGTATGTATGGAAAAAAGGTAAGAAATTTGATATAATTTTTGTAGATCCACCTTATATGAAGAATTTAATCCCTAAAGCTATTGAAATTATAGACGAAAAAGAATTGTTAGTTAAAGATGGTATCATAGTTACCAAAATAGATACCAGAGAAGAAATTTATGAAGGTACAGACAGGATTAAACTAACTAGGAGCAAAAAGTATGGTCAAACAACTGTTTGTTTTTACAAGATAGAGGAGGACTAA
- the ylbJ gene encoding sporulation integral membrane protein YlbJ gives MYSIIFLSLCIIILIIFLLKQLNLSRNLLATILLSLVFLYFVVKPEVCIQYSLAGAKLFITAIFPTIFPFMVICNILIAYDGINIYSKIVGPILCKPLGLSQSSSFALVASIFCGYPIGAKYSSELYEKGYINKDEFQRLINIATNSGPIFTIGAVGLSMLGNKLWGFIILGCNFLSAFIIGLLTKKKNSCSVNSPKNIEESKNIGLILKESIMDGINGVLMVGGYVIIFSILINIIKNNVITNYILLKLQNPIPAIHNIYGVTIGMLDLTNGCNLISLFSMNIKYKLCILSFLCAFGSISVIAQVNAFLYKYNLNIKKYVILKLLQGAIASVLSLITYSFIPTTVTTFANSSPTLPLYLGLELLISLLLVLCVLVYKLFHIS, from the coding sequence ATGTATAGTATTATTTTTTTATCACTATGTATAATTATTTTAATTATCTTCTTATTAAAACAACTCAATTTATCAAGAAATTTGTTGGCTACTATTTTACTATCATTAGTCTTTCTATACTTTGTAGTGAAACCTGAAGTATGTATTCAATATTCTTTAGCTGGAGCAAAACTTTTCATTACAGCAATATTCCCAACAATTTTTCCTTTTATGGTTATTTGCAATATTCTAATTGCCTATGATGGTATAAACATATATTCAAAAATAGTTGGTCCAATTCTTTGCAAACCTCTGGGTCTTTCTCAAAGCTCTAGCTTTGCTTTGGTTGCTAGTATATTTTGTGGATACCCCATTGGTGCAAAATATAGTTCTGAGCTTTATGAAAAGGGGTATATTAACAAAGATGAGTTTCAAAGACTTATAAATATCGCAACAAATTCTGGACCTATATTCACTATAGGTGCTGTTGGACTTAGTATGTTAGGAAATAAACTTTGGGGATTCATAATATTAGGATGCAATTTTTTATCCGCTTTTATCATAGGACTTCTTACAAAAAAGAAAAATTCCTGTAGTGTTAACTCACCTAAAAATATCGAAGAATCCAAGAATATTGGATTAATATTAAAAGAATCCATAATGGATGGAATTAATGGAGTGCTAATGGTTGGAGGTTATGTAATAATATTTTCAATATTAATTAATATCATAAAAAATAACGTTATTACAAATTATATTTTATTAAAATTACAAAATCCAATTCCTGCAATTCATAATATTTATGGTGTTACTATAGGAATGCTAGACCTTACAAACGGTTGTAACCTTATATCATTATTCAGCATGAATATTAAATATAAGTTATGTATACTAAGCTTTTTATGTGCTTTTGGAAGTATATCAGTAATAGCTCAAGTCAACGCATTTTTATATAAGTACAATTTAAACATAAAAAAATATGTTATTTTAAAACTATTACAGGGAGCCATAGCTTCCGTACTTAGTCTAATAACATATTCTTTCATTCCAACTACAGTAACTACTTTCGCTAATTCTTCGCCAACACTACCGCTGTATTTAGGGCTAGAACTTTTGATATCATTACTATTAGTATTATGTGTTTTAGTATATAAACTATTTCATATCTCTTAA
- a CDS encoding DAK2 domain-containing protein, whose amino-acid sequence MKCTKINGINFYNMVIHGSNKLEEQSDFVNALNVFPVPDGDTGTNMSMTFKAAVKEIEKMNSESIGEVSKKLAKGALMGARGNSGVILSQIFRGISKGFEGKVEVDAKELALALREGCNSAYKAVMRPTEGTILTIIRAAAEAAEKAVESNSRIDITELMQVVARESKIMLDKTPDMLPALKQAKVVDSGGTGLLIILQGMYEVLRDGIEASIQNFAPKGEGASAVNSSAANNLASHEIKFGYCTEFIILGDANKANNFKNSIEHLGDSMVVVGYEDVIKVHIHTNDPGAVLSKAIKLGELSKLKIDNMREEHRNMLTEQEQGQQEASISVDTVETEKKKYAFISVAMGEGIRDIFSDLGVDYVIEGGQTMNPSTEDIVNCIDKLNAEHVFVLPNNKNIIMAANLAADVSERNVHVIPTKTIPQGITCVTMFDPKAEVEENIEILNNAIESVKSASVTYAVRDTEMDGIEIKEGNILGLEESKIKEVGNDKFEVTRKLVENMVTEDSELITIFYGEDCNEDEVNDFVSELEDKYEDLDVQCYSGKQPLYYFILSVE is encoded by the coding sequence ATGAAGTGTACTAAAATTAATGGCATAAATTTCTACAATATGGTTATCCATGGAAGCAATAAACTTGAGGAGCAAAGTGATTTTGTTAATGCATTAAATGTCTTTCCAGTACCAGATGGAGACACAGGCACAAATATGTCAATGACTTTTAAAGCTGCTGTAAAAGAAATAGAAAAAATGAATAGTGAATCAATTGGAGAAGTATCTAAAAAATTAGCTAAAGGTGCTTTAATGGGAGCGAGAGGTAACTCAGGAGTCATTCTTTCTCAAATTTTTAGAGGAATTTCCAAAGGATTTGAAGGAAAAGTTGAAGTAGATGCTAAAGAGTTAGCTTTAGCTTTAAGAGAGGGTTGTAATTCCGCATACAAGGCAGTAATGAGACCTACAGAAGGAACTATTTTAACGATTATAAGAGCAGCAGCTGAAGCAGCAGAAAAGGCTGTTGAAAGTAATTCAAGAATAGATATAACAGAATTAATGCAAGTTGTAGCTAGAGAAAGTAAAATCATGTTGGACAAAACACCAGACATGTTACCTGCTTTGAAACAAGCAAAAGTAGTGGATTCAGGTGGAACAGGGCTTCTTATTATTCTTCAAGGAATGTATGAAGTTTTAAGAGATGGAATTGAAGCATCAATTCAAAACTTTGCGCCTAAAGGAGAAGGTGCTTCTGCAGTAAACAGCTCTGCAGCCAATAATTTAGCTAGTCATGAAATTAAATTTGGATATTGTACTGAATTTATTATTTTGGGAGATGCAAACAAGGCAAATAATTTTAAAAACAGCATAGAACATTTAGGGGATTCTATGGTGGTAGTTGGATATGAAGATGTAATAAAGGTTCATATTCATACAAATGATCCAGGAGCAGTTCTATCTAAGGCGATAAAGCTAGGAGAATTATCAAAGCTTAAGATTGATAATATGAGAGAAGAACATAGAAATATGTTAACTGAACAAGAACAGGGACAACAAGAAGCTTCTATTTCAGTTGATACAGTAGAGACTGAAAAGAAAAAGTATGCTTTTATATCAGTAGCTATGGGTGAAGGTATAAGAGATATATTCTCTGATTTAGGTGTGGACTATGTTATAGAAGGCGGCCAAACTATGAATCCAAGTACAGAAGATATAGTTAACTGTATTGATAAATTAAATGCTGAACATGTATTTGTACTTCCAAATAATAAAAATATTATTATGGCAGCTAATTTGGCAGCTGATGTATCTGAAAGGAATGTGCATGTGATTCCTACTAAAACAATTCCACAAGGTATTACATGTGTTACAATGTTTGATCCTAAAGCAGAAGTTGAAGAAAATATTGAAATATTAAATAATGCAATAGAATCTGTGAAGAGTGCCTCAGTTACTTATGCAGTTAGAGATACTGAAATGGATGGAATTGAAATCAAAGAAGGAAACATACTGGGGTTGGAAGAAAGCAAGATAAAAGAAGTTGGAAACGATAAGTTTGAAGTTACAAGAAAGCTTGTAGAAAATATGGTGACTGAAGATAGTGAACTTATTACAATCTTCTATGGAGAAGATTGTAATGAAGATGAAGTAAATGACTTTGTATCTGAACTTGAAGATAAATATGAAGATTTAGATGTTCAATGTTATTCAGGTAAGCAACCGTTGTATTATTTCATATTATCAGTTGAGTAA
- the recG gene encoding ATP-dependent DNA helicase RecG: MNLYDDIKFIKGVGPKFEEKLNKCGIYNVLDMLLYFPRDYQYISGNIDVSEINEEEKIILSCKVVRINKSFRTRTGKIMTEVDFTYANHNITAIWFNTPYIIKNFVLGNVYNLMGKFKLKGSKFEVISPQVTCNESVEKEIIPIYPLKGDLTNKSLYKILSYAIENVKIIDNMPDNIIKKYNLCSLEQAVREIHFPSSNDLLQAAITRLKFQELFNYSMKLLLLKKRLKTNGNGIQYSISSELSILKEKLPFELTEAQNKVVREILLDAKKKTPMNRLVQGDVGSGKTIVAIIAMFNAYKNGYQVAMMAPTEILAKQHYVEIKNVLKDFDIDVELLTGSTSAKEKVRIKEKIATGNPLIAVGTHALIQKDVEFSRLGLAITDEQHRFGVEQRSKLTNSTDKADVLVMTATPIPRTLALYLYSDLDVSIIDQLPPGRKAIKTELFRESNRNAAYDFVLEEIEKGRQAYIVCPLIEDLEENKLNSVESLYEELSTSIFKGYKVEMMHGKLKAKEKNDIIDRFKNNETQVLISTTVIEVGVNVPNASCMVIENAERFGLAQLHQLRGRVGRGQYQSYCILIANIKSKVTEKRMNIMTESTDGFYISEQDFKLRGTGEMFGFRQSGDSGLLLADFVEDINMLKCAYNEAKLLINSEDGKIKELCVSIEKSLVKSSKFICFN, translated from the coding sequence ATGAATCTATATGATGATATTAAATTTATAAAAGGTGTTGGCCCAAAGTTTGAAGAAAAGTTGAATAAGTGTGGCATATATAATGTTCTAGATATGTTGCTATATTTTCCTAGGGATTATCAATATATTAGTGGAAATATAGATGTATCAGAAATTAATGAAGAAGAAAAAATAATTTTAAGCTGTAAAGTAGTTAGAATAAATAAGTCTTTCAGAACTAGAACGGGCAAGATTATGACTGAAGTTGATTTTACATATGCAAATCATAATATTACTGCCATTTGGTTTAATACCCCCTATATTATTAAAAACTTTGTTTTGGGTAATGTTTATAACCTTATGGGAAAGTTTAAATTAAAGGGGAGTAAATTTGAGGTAATAAGTCCTCAAGTAACTTGTAATGAATCAGTGGAAAAGGAGATAATACCGATTTATCCGCTTAAGGGTGATCTTACTAATAAGTCTTTGTATAAGATTTTAAGTTATGCAATAGAAAATGTTAAAATTATTGATAACATGCCAGATAATATTATTAAAAAATATAATTTGTGCAGTCTAGAGCAAGCAGTGAGAGAAATACATTTTCCTAGTAGCAATGATTTACTACAAGCAGCTATTACTCGGTTGAAGTTTCAGGAATTATTTAATTATTCTATGAAACTGCTATTGTTAAAGAAAAGGTTAAAGACAAATGGAAATGGGATTCAATACAGTATTTCTAGCGAACTTTCTATATTAAAGGAAAAATTACCCTTTGAGCTTACTGAAGCACAAAATAAAGTTGTGAGAGAAATTCTATTGGATGCCAAGAAAAAAACTCCTATGAATAGATTGGTTCAAGGAGATGTTGGTAGTGGAAAAACTATTGTAGCTATAATTGCAATGTTTAATGCCTACAAAAATGGTTATCAAGTTGCAATGATGGCTCCTACAGAAATTTTGGCAAAGCAGCATTATGTAGAGATAAAAAATGTATTAAAGGATTTTGATATTGATGTAGAATTACTAACAGGAAGTACTTCGGCTAAGGAAAAAGTTAGAATTAAAGAAAAAATAGCAACAGGAAATCCTTTAATTGCTGTAGGAACTCATGCTCTTATACAAAAAGATGTAGAGTTTAGTAGGTTAGGCTTAGCAATTACAGATGAGCAACATAGGTTTGGAGTTGAGCAAAGAAGTAAACTTACTAATAGTACAGATAAAGCGGATGTGCTAGTAATGACGGCAACTCCAATACCAAGAACTCTTGCTTTATATCTTTATTCTGATTTAGATGTATCAATTATTGATCAATTGCCACCAGGAAGAAAGGCTATTAAAACTGAATTGTTTAGAGAATCCAACAGAAATGCAGCTTATGATTTTGTACTAGAAGAGATAGAAAAAGGCAGGCAGGCTTATATTGTTTGTCCGTTAATTGAAGATTTAGAGGAAAATAAACTTAACTCAGTTGAAAGTTTATATGAAGAGTTATCAACTAGCATATTTAAAGGCTATAAAGTTGAGATGATGCATGGAAAATTGAAGGCAAAAGAAAAAAATGATATTATTGATAGATTTAAAAATAATGAAACACAGGTTCTTATTTCAACTACAGTTATAGAGGTTGGTGTCAATGTTCCTAATGCGTCATGCATGGTTATTGAGAATGCAGAAAGATTTGGTTTGGCTCAACTTCACCAATTAAGAGGAAGAGTTGGAAGAGGACAATATCAATCCTACTGTATTCTAATTGCTAATATAAAATCAAAAGTAACAGAAAAACGTATGAATATTATGACTGAAAGCACAGATGGATTTTATATTTCTGAACAAGATTTTAAGCTAAGAGGAACTGGTGAGATGTTTGGTTTTAGACAAAGCGGTGATAGCGGACTATTATTAGCAGATTTTGTTGAGGATATTAATATGCTAAAATGTGCCTATAATGAAGCTAAACTATTAATCAATAGTGAAGATGGAAAGATTAAAGAATTATGTGTTTCTATAGAGAAAAGTTTAGTAAAAAGCAGCAAGTTTATTTGCTTTAATTAA
- a CDS encoding Asp23/Gls24 family envelope stress response protein, which produces MVGFENEHGQITYSEEVLGKIVGLSTMECYGVVGMVSKNATEGLWELIKVENLSKGVKISIKENKLIIDLFVMIEYGTKVSVIASNIIQKVRYNVENYTGLKVSSITVNVQAVRV; this is translated from the coding sequence ATGGTTGGATTTGAAAATGAACATGGTCAAATTACTTACTCAGAAGAAGTATTAGGCAAGATTGTTGGACTTTCAACAATGGAGTGCTATGGTGTAGTAGGAATGGTTTCAAAAAATGCAACAGAGGGTCTATGGGAACTAATTAAAGTTGAAAACTTAAGCAAAGGTGTTAAGATATCAATTAAAGAAAATAAGTTAATAATAGATTTATTTGTTATGATTGAATATGGAACAAAGGTTTCTGTAATTGCAAGTAATATTATTCAAAAAGTAAGATATAATGTTGAGAACTATACAGGGTTAAAGGTATCTTCTATTACTGTTAACGTGCAAGCTGTAAGGGTTTAG